The following are from one region of the Tissierellales bacterium genome:
- the purN gene encoding phosphoribosylglycinamide formyltransferase, protein MSRVNIGVLVSGGGTNLQALIDEIHKKDIGNIVLVISNKEEAYGLTRANMENIENIYIEPKDYTNRFEYNKRLIKEMNARNVDLVVLAGYLKILSEDWFTHYRDKIVNIHPSLIPKYCGKGYYGIKVHEAVLNEGEFKTGATVHIVDEGTDTGPILLQGTCDVFEDDSALKLQKRVLEIEHKLLVRAVKYYCENGSFENLGK, encoded by the coding sequence ATGTCTAGAGTAAATATAGGCGTGTTGGTATCCGGAGGTGGAACAAATCTACAGGCGCTAATTGATGAAATTCACAAGAAAGATATAGGAAATATAGTTCTAGTTATTTCAAACAAGGAAGAGGCATATGGACTTACTAGAGCGAATATGGAAAATATTGAAAACATATATATAGAACCTAAGGATTATACTAATAGATTCGAGTATAACAAGAGGCTTATAAAGGAAATGAACGCTAGAAATGTTGACTTAGTAGTACTTGCAGGTTATTTGAAGATACTCAGTGAAGATTGGTTTACACATTATAGAGATAAAATCGTAAATATACATCCTTCACTTATACCAAAGTATTGTGGTAAGGGATATTATGGAATAAAAGTTCACGAAGCGGTACTAAACGAAGGAGAATTCAAAACTGGAGCAACAGTACACATAGTTGATGAAGGAACGGATACAGGGCCTATACTTCTTCAAGGAACATGTGATGTGTTTGAAGATGACAGCGCTTTAAAACTTCAAAAAAGAGTACTTGAAATAGAACATAAATTGCTAGTTAGGGCAGTTAAATATTATTGTGAAAATGGGTCTTTTGAGAATTTGGGAAAATAG